The following are from one region of the Centroberyx gerrardi isolate f3 chromosome 16, fCenGer3.hap1.cur.20231027, whole genome shotgun sequence genome:
- the asb5a gene encoding ankyrin repeat and SOCS box protein 5, which produces MSDPTEELTNKPFAAQLSKVYLSILALFCFKLFIKISLNLLTYFYIIRGNRKEAARISAEFYDYGQQHGSWADRSPLHDAACQGRLLALKNLILQGHNVNVLTIDHVTPLHEACLGNHVTCARALIDAGANVNAFTIDGVTPLFNACTVGSVACTEVLLENGAKPQTLMYHPSPIHEATSKGHSGCVEALVTWGADVDMDIPHLGTALYTACVCQELECARKLLREGANVQKGKSLESPLHAAAQKDCTAVVKLLLDFGADINARNLEFQRPVEVAPASSLTEGFLLLYEATPRLLSQLCRQCIRSCVGRDRLHLLSHLPLPNALRNYLQYR; this is translated from the exons ATGTCAGACCCAACAGAGGAACTCACCAACAAGCCCTTCGCGGCCCAGTTGTCCAAAGTTTACCTCAGCATCTTGGCACTGTTCTGCTTCAAGCTCTTTATCAAGATATCCCTCAACTTGCTGACATACTTCTACATTATCCGTGGGAACCGAAAAGAGGCTGCCAGGATATCAGCAGAGTTCTATGATTACGGTCAACAACACG GCTCCTGGGCGGACCGTTCACCCCTCCATGACGCAGCGTGTCAAGGCCGCCTCCTGGCCCTGAAGAACCTCATTTTACAG gGCCACAATGTGAATGTTCTGACCATAGACCATGTGACCCCGCTCCATGAGGCCTGCCTGGGAAACCACGTCACCTGCGCCAGAGCTCTCATTGATGCAGGAGCAAAT gtcaatgCCTTTACTATTGATGGGGTCACTCCCCTGTTCAACGCCTGCACAGTGGGCAGTGTGGCATGCACAGAGGTCCTTTTGGAAAATGGAGCCAAACCCCAGACCCTGATGTACCACCCCTCACCCATCCATGAAGCTACCAGCAAAG GTCATAGCGGGTGTGTGGAGGCTCTGGTGACGTGGGGGGCCGATGTGGACATGGACATTCCTCACCTGGGCACAGCGCTCTATACGGCCTGCGTCTGCCAAGAGCTGGAGTGTGCCAGGAAACTCCTGAGGGAAG GGGCAAATGTACAGAAAGGCAAATCCCTGGAGTCTCCCTTACATGCAGCTGCGCAGAAAGACTGCACAGCTGTagtgaagctgctgctggactTTGGTGCAGACATTAACGCCAGGAACCTGGAGTTTCAGAGGCCAGTAGAGGTGGCTCCAGCCAGCAGTCTAACAGAGGGCTTCCTACTGCTCTATGAAG CGACACCCCGGCTGCTGAGCCAGCTGTGTCGGCAGTGCATCAGGAGCTGTGTCGGCCGTGACaggctccacctcctctcccacctccctctgccCAACGCGCTCAGGAACTACCTGCAGTACAGATGA
- the ctso gene encoding cathepsin O isoform X1: MRGGELFVIATVTFVFPPLRCQNVSLEETLTNFNGSALTEVDFDSFREQFRRIYEVSSEEFYRRHFYFQNAIKRHAYLNSFSAAPPSAKYGINQFSDLSLDEFRDFYLRASADNAPLYSGPKREGLPDKFDWRDKTVVAPVQNQLACGSCWAFSVVGAMQTVQAIAGRRLEQLSVQQVLDCSFQNRGCNGGSTTRALSWLKQTRVKLVPQSEYSYKATTGICHFFSQSHAGVALKDFAAHDFSGQEEVMMGQLVKWGPLVVTVDAVSWQDYLGGIIQHHCSSQQANHAVLVIGYDTTGDIPYWIVQNSWGTTWGNEGYAYVKIGGNVCGIADSVAVVSL; encoded by the exons ATGAGGGGCGGCGAACTGTTTGTAATAGCAACCGTTACCTTCGTCTTCCCTCCTCTGCGGTGTCAGAATGTGAGCCTGGAGGAGACTTTAACAAACTTTAATGGCTCTGCACTAACTGAAGTTGATTTCGACTCCTTCAGAGAGCAGTTTCGCCGCATCTATGAAGTCAGCAGCGAGGAATTTTATCGTCGTCATTTCTATTTTCag AATGCTATAAAAAGGCACGCATACCTGAACTCATTTTCGGCAGCCCCGCCGTCTGCCAAGTATGGCATCAACCAGTTCTCTGACCTATCGCTGGATGAATTCAGAG ATTTCTACCTGCGAGCCAGCGCTGACAATGCTCCTCTTTACTCTGGACCGAAAAGAGAGGGGCTACCAGATAAATTTGACTGGAGGGACAAGACTGTGGTGGCCCCCGTCCAGAACCAACTAGCA TGTGGGAGTTGCTGGGCGTTCAGTGTGGTTGGGGCCATGCAGACTGTCCAGGCGATAGCCGGCCGGCGGCTGGAGCAGCTCAGTGTGCAGCAGGTTCTGGACTGCTCCTTCCAAAACCGGGGCTGCAATGGAGGCTCCACAACCCGGGCCTTGAGCTGGTTAAAGCAG ACCAGAGTGAAATTGGTGCCTCAGTCAGAATACTCCTACAAAGCCACGACAGGAATCTGCCATTTTTTCTCCCAGTCACATGCTGGTGTTGCTTTGAAGGACTTTGCTGCGCATGACTTCAG TGGTCAGGAGGAGGTGATGATGGGCCAGCTGGTTAAGTGGGGACCTCTGGTTGTTACTGTGGATGCTGTCAGCTGGCAGGACTACCTGGGTGGGATCATCCAGCACCACTGCTCCAGTCAACAGGCTAACCATGCTGTCCTGGTCATTGGATATGACACCACTG GGGATATTCCATACTGGATAGTGCAGAACTCCTGGGGAACCACATGGGGGAACGAGGGTTATGCTTATGTAAAGATAGGTGGCAATGTTTGTG GTATTGCAGATTCTGTGGCAGTTGTTTCTCTTTga
- the ctso gene encoding cathepsin O isoform X2, which yields MRGGELFVIATVTFVFPPLRCQNVSLEETLTNFNGSALTEVDFDSFREQFRRIYEVSSEEFYRRHFYFQNAIKRHAYLNSFSAAPPSAKYGINQFSDLSLDEFRDFYLRASADNAPLYSGPKREGLPDKFDWRDKTVVAPVQNQLACGSCWAFSVVGAMQTVQAIAGRRLEQLSVQQVLDCSFQNRGCNGGSTTRALSWLKQTRVKLVPQSEYSYKATTGICHFFSQSHAGVALKDFAAHDFSGQEEVMMGQLVKWGPLVVTVDAVSWQDYLGGIIQHHCSSQQANHAVLVIGYDTTGIADSVAVVSL from the exons ATGAGGGGCGGCGAACTGTTTGTAATAGCAACCGTTACCTTCGTCTTCCCTCCTCTGCGGTGTCAGAATGTGAGCCTGGAGGAGACTTTAACAAACTTTAATGGCTCTGCACTAACTGAAGTTGATTTCGACTCCTTCAGAGAGCAGTTTCGCCGCATCTATGAAGTCAGCAGCGAGGAATTTTATCGTCGTCATTTCTATTTTCag AATGCTATAAAAAGGCACGCATACCTGAACTCATTTTCGGCAGCCCCGCCGTCTGCCAAGTATGGCATCAACCAGTTCTCTGACCTATCGCTGGATGAATTCAGAG ATTTCTACCTGCGAGCCAGCGCTGACAATGCTCCTCTTTACTCTGGACCGAAAAGAGAGGGGCTACCAGATAAATTTGACTGGAGGGACAAGACTGTGGTGGCCCCCGTCCAGAACCAACTAGCA TGTGGGAGTTGCTGGGCGTTCAGTGTGGTTGGGGCCATGCAGACTGTCCAGGCGATAGCCGGCCGGCGGCTGGAGCAGCTCAGTGTGCAGCAGGTTCTGGACTGCTCCTTCCAAAACCGGGGCTGCAATGGAGGCTCCACAACCCGGGCCTTGAGCTGGTTAAAGCAG ACCAGAGTGAAATTGGTGCCTCAGTCAGAATACTCCTACAAAGCCACGACAGGAATCTGCCATTTTTTCTCCCAGTCACATGCTGGTGTTGCTTTGAAGGACTTTGCTGCGCATGACTTCAG TGGTCAGGAGGAGGTGATGATGGGCCAGCTGGTTAAGTGGGGACCTCTGGTTGTTACTGTGGATGCTGTCAGCTGGCAGGACTACCTGGGTGGGATCATCCAGCACCACTGCTCCAGTCAACAGGCTAACCATGCTGTCCTGGTCATTGGATATGACACCACTG GTATTGCAGATTCTGTGGCAGTTGTTTCTCTTTga